The Burkholderia mayonis genome window below encodes:
- a CDS encoding ABC transporter permease, translating into MDTRHYTSQPAVALRERESAFALALPANATNWIAVWRRNYLVWQKLAIASMFGNLADPMIYLFGLGLGLGLMVGHVEGVSYIAFLAAGTVGSSVMMSASFESMYSGFSRMHVQRTWEAIMHTPLSLGDIVLGEIVWAASKAMLSGAAIMLVAGMLGYAKFPSMLIALPVIALAGLAFASLAMIVTALAPSYDFFMFYQTLALTPMLLLSGVFFPLTQLPEFARHVAHALPLANAVDLIRPAMLGRPAPDVAIHVAILAAYAVGGFFVCARLFRRRMMR; encoded by the coding sequence ATGGACACTCGCCACTACACGTCGCAGCCGGCCGTCGCGCTTCGCGAGCGCGAATCCGCGTTCGCGCTCGCGCTGCCCGCGAACGCGACCAACTGGATCGCCGTCTGGCGGCGCAACTACCTCGTCTGGCAAAAACTCGCGATCGCATCGATGTTCGGCAATCTCGCCGATCCGATGATCTACCTGTTCGGCCTCGGGCTCGGTCTCGGGTTGATGGTCGGGCACGTCGAAGGCGTGTCGTACATCGCGTTCCTTGCGGCCGGGACGGTCGGCTCGAGCGTGATGATGTCGGCGAGCTTCGAATCGATGTACTCGGGCTTCTCGCGGATGCACGTGCAGCGCACCTGGGAAGCGATCATGCACACGCCGCTGTCGCTCGGCGACATCGTGCTCGGCGAGATCGTCTGGGCCGCGAGCAAGGCGATGCTGTCGGGCGCGGCGATCATGCTCGTCGCCGGCATGCTCGGCTATGCGAAGTTTCCGTCGATGCTGATTGCCCTGCCGGTAATCGCGCTCGCCGGTCTCGCGTTCGCGAGCCTCGCGATGATCGTCACCGCGCTCGCGCCGTCCTACGATTTCTTCATGTTCTATCAGACGCTCGCGCTGACGCCGATGCTGCTCTTGTCCGGCGTGTTCTTCCCGCTCACGCAGTTGCCCGAGTTCGCGCGGCACGTCGCGCACGCGCTGCCGCTCGCGAATGCGGTCGATTTGATCCGCCCGGCGATGCTCGGCCGTCCGGCGCCCGACGTCGCGATCCACGTCGCGATCCTCGCCGCATACGCGGTGGGTGGATTCTTCGTTTGCGCGCGCCTGTTCAGGCGGCGGATGATGCGCTGA
- a CDS encoding permease translates to MNSSRSYTPHPALGLATFVLLAVVGLFYVKWFPYYHKAFVAAEHHSIGQSILMGAAARAPEPSLQAALDYAWAYGKAIWQAMVLGLLLGSAVQALLPAHWVARALGGTGFGSVAAGGLLALPGMMCTCCAAPVVAGLRERDASPGGAVAFWLGNTVLNPAALVFMGFVLGWHWSALRLVLGVAMVFGVGYLLNRLAGEQTRVVDDALRAKLVAEQAAAGNAFARWMKIFARMTVRLVPEYLVLVLLLGAARAWLFPHIGPDIGNGIGWIVAFAIAGMLFVIPTAGEVPIIQAMLSLGMGVGPAGALLMTLPPVSVPSLAMLARSFKPATLALVAALVVAFGVVGGLAAVALGF, encoded by the coding sequence ATGAACAGTTCCCGTTCCTACACCCCCCATCCGGCGCTTGGCCTCGCGACGTTCGTCCTGTTGGCCGTCGTGGGCCTCTTCTATGTGAAATGGTTTCCGTACTATCACAAGGCGTTCGTCGCGGCCGAGCATCATTCGATCGGCCAGTCGATCCTGATGGGCGCGGCGGCGCGCGCGCCCGAGCCGTCGCTGCAGGCGGCGCTCGACTATGCGTGGGCGTATGGCAAGGCGATCTGGCAGGCGATGGTGCTCGGCCTTCTGCTCGGCTCGGCGGTGCAGGCGCTCCTGCCCGCGCATTGGGTCGCGCGCGCGCTTGGCGGCACGGGCTTCGGCAGCGTCGCGGCAGGGGGGCTGCTCGCGCTGCCCGGCATGATGTGCACGTGCTGCGCGGCGCCCGTCGTCGCGGGTCTGCGCGAGCGCGACGCGTCGCCGGGCGGCGCGGTCGCGTTCTGGCTCGGCAACACGGTGCTCAATCCCGCCGCACTCGTGTTCATGGGCTTCGTGCTCGGCTGGCACTGGAGCGCGCTGCGGCTCGTGCTCGGCGTCGCGATGGTGTTCGGCGTCGGCTATCTGCTCAACCGTCTCGCGGGGGAGCAGACGCGCGTCGTCGACGATGCGCTGCGCGCGAAGCTCGTCGCCGAGCAGGCGGCGGCCGGCAACGCGTTCGCGCGCTGGATGAAGATCTTCGCGCGCATGACAGTGCGCCTCGTGCCCGAATATCTGGTGCTCGTCCTGCTGCTCGGCGCCGCGCGCGCGTGGCTGTTCCCGCATATCGGACCGGACATCGGCAACGGGATCGGCTGGATCGTCGCGTTCGCGATTGCGGGCATGCTGTTCGTGATTCCGACCGCGGGCGAGGTGCCGATCATCCAGGCGATGCTGTCTCTCGGCATGGGCGTCGGGCCGGCGGGCGCGCTGCTGATGACGCTGCCGCCCGTCAGCGTGCCGTCGCTCGCGATGCTCGCGCGCTCGTTCAAGCCGGCGACGCTTGCGCTCGTCGCTGCGCTCGTTGTCGCGTTCGGGGTGGTCGGCGGGTTGGCTGCGGTCGCGCTCGGGTTCTGA